In Phycisphaerales bacterium, the following proteins share a genomic window:
- a CDS encoding glycosyltransferase family 2 protein — protein MSAVSPTVAPASEAAPPRPMPRDPRADELAVQLHPDRYPPGRWPAVGSVPVSVLIPVRNEQRNIVECIRHVRWAQHIAVIDSQSSDDTIALAQAMGAEVYQFHYSKAGWPKKKNWALEHVPWPTPWVLIMDADEHMTPELTEEVRQVVTGQYPQGNGCGDGYWLNRRFIFMNRWIRHCGYYPSWNIRLFKHARGRYERIGALGDTGSGDNEVHEHIVLSTGQAGYLKNDFLHYAYPDIATWVEKHNRYSTWEAHAMDAGDAGEVEPSLLGGPIARRRWIKSRSRHLPLRPALRFLYSYILKGGILDGYAGFVFCRLLAFYEFLSVAKYREMQVHRREDPTRR, from the coding sequence GTGAGCGCCGTCTCCCCCACCGTTGCGCCGGCTTCCGAGGCGGCCCCGCCGCGCCCCATGCCGCGCGACCCGCGCGCCGATGAACTGGCGGTCCAACTCCACCCCGATCGTTATCCGCCCGGCCGCTGGCCGGCGGTGGGCAGCGTTCCAGTAAGCGTGCTCATTCCCGTGCGCAACGAGCAGCGCAACATCGTCGAGTGCATCCGGCACGTCCGCTGGGCGCAGCACATCGCCGTGATCGACTCGCAGTCCAGCGACGACACCATCGCGCTGGCGCAGGCGATGGGCGCGGAGGTGTACCAGTTTCACTATTCCAAGGCCGGCTGGCCGAAGAAGAAGAACTGGGCGCTCGAGCACGTGCCCTGGCCGACGCCGTGGGTGCTTATCATGGACGCCGACGAGCACATGACGCCCGAACTCACCGAAGAAGTGCGCCAGGTGGTGACGGGGCAGTATCCGCAGGGCAACGGCTGCGGCGACGGCTACTGGCTCAACCGCCGGTTCATCTTCATGAACCGCTGGATCAGGCACTGCGGCTACTACCCGTCGTGGAACATCCGGCTCTTCAAGCACGCGCGGGGCCGCTACGAGCGCATCGGCGCTCTTGGCGACACCGGCTCGGGCGACAACGAGGTGCACGAGCACATCGTTCTCTCCACCGGCCAGGCCGGCTATCTCAAGAACGACTTCCTGCACTACGCCTATCCCGACATCGCCACCTGGGTCGAAAAGCATAACCGCTACTCGACGTGGGAAGCGCATGCGATGGACGCCGGCGACGCAGGCGAAGTGGAGCCGTCGCTGCTGGGCGGGCCGATCGCGCGGCGGCGGTGGATCAAGTCGCGCTCGCGCCATCTGCCCTTGCGACCGGCGCTGCGGTTTCTCTACTCGTACATTCTCAAGGGCGGCATTCTCGACGGCTATGCGGGGTTCGTCTTCTGCCGCCTGCTGGCGTTTTACGAGTTTCTCTCGGTCGCCAAGTACCGGGAGATGCAGGTGCACCGGCGCGAGGACCCGACGCGGCGATGA
- the wcaF gene encoding colanic acid biosynthesis acetyltransferase WcaF, protein MTTATNETSASPPAEHRHVSTWTTREKIGRTLWYWVQATLFRLSPRPMYRWRGWLLRLFGADIHSTARIRPTVRIEVPWHLSIGASSSVGDFAILYCLGTIRIGRNVTVSQYAHLCAGTHDFTRRDMPLLRPPIAIEDEAWIAADVFVGPEVTIGAGCVVGARSSVFADLPAWSICVGNPARRVRERPRFAGD, encoded by the coding sequence ATGACCACGGCGACCAATGAAACTTCCGCATCACCTCCCGCCGAGCACCGTCACGTGAGCACGTGGACGACGCGCGAGAAGATCGGCCGCACGCTGTGGTACTGGGTGCAGGCGACGCTGTTTCGCCTGAGTCCCCGGCCGATGTACCGCTGGCGGGGCTGGCTGCTGCGCCTGTTCGGCGCGGACATCCACTCCACGGCGCGCATCCGTCCGACGGTGCGCATCGAAGTACCGTGGCATCTGAGCATCGGCGCAAGTTCATCTGTCGGCGACTTTGCGATCCTGTACTGCCTCGGGACCATCCGCATCGGGCGCAACGTGACCGTCAGCCAGTATGCGCATCTGTGCGCGGGAACGCACGATTTCACACGGCGCGACATGCCGCTGCTGCGGCCGCCGATCGCCATCGAAGACGAGGCGTGGATCGCCGCCGATGTCTTCGTCGGGCCGGAAGTGACCATCGGCGCCGGGTGCGTGGTGGGCGCTCGCTCAAGCGTGTTTGCGGACCTGCCGGCGTGGAGCATCTGCGTGGGCAACCCGGCGCGGCGCGTCAGAGAGCGGCCGCGCTTCGCGGGCGACTGA
- a CDS encoding HYExAFE family protein, with protein sequence MAQRRFHYEQAFEHYLRANRVPYVAVDEARKALTQPHMHPSAVSGDALKSFDFVVYSPSGNLLLDVKGRKCALRGSPASGRTVGRLESWVTDDDVESLAAWQHLFGDAFRAVFVFLYWCEAQPPDSLFQEVFTFHDRWYVLRCVDLADFREHMVRRSERWRTWAVPTEAFRRISRPFEVHRLINDRALAAAGSI encoded by the coding sequence ATGGCTCAGCGGCGATTCCACTACGAGCAGGCCTTCGAGCACTACCTCCGCGCCAATCGCGTGCCCTACGTCGCCGTGGACGAAGCGCGCAAGGCCCTTACGCAACCCCACATGCATCCGTCTGCCGTGAGCGGCGACGCGCTCAAGTCGTTCGACTTCGTGGTGTACAGCCCGTCTGGCAACCTGCTGCTCGACGTCAAGGGCCGCAAATGCGCCCTGCGCGGCTCGCCCGCGTCCGGGCGCACGGTCGGCCGGCTCGAGTCTTGGGTGACCGACGATGACGTCGAGTCGCTCGCGGCCTGGCAGCATCTTTTCGGCGATGCTTTTCGGGCCGTGTTCGTTTTTCTCTACTGGTGCGAGGCCCAGCCGCCCGATTCACTTTTTCAGGAGGTCTTCACCTTCCACGACCGCTGGTACGTGCTCCGCTGCGTCGATCTCGCCGATTTCAGGGAGCACATGGTGCGTCGAAGCGAGCGCTGGCGAACGTGGGCGGTGCCGACGGAGGCGTTCCGGCGAATCAGCAGGCCCTTCGAGGTGCACCGGCTCATCAATGACCGCGCTCTGGCCGCGGCAGGTTCGATCTAG
- a CDS encoding NifU family protein produces MAQTAEPSLFEQVERVIQLIRPAMQADGGDVELVEVTEQGVVRIRFHGACFGCPSSTLTLQSGIERNLKQRLPVIKSVESVA; encoded by the coding sequence ATGGCGCAGACTGCCGAACCTTCCCTCTTCGAACAGGTGGAGCGCGTGATCCAGCTCATCCGCCCGGCGATGCAGGCCGACGGCGGAGATGTGGAACTCGTCGAAGTCACCGAGCAGGGCGTCGTGCGCATCCGCTTCCACGGCGCCTGCTTCGGCTGTCCGTCGAGCACGCTCACGCTCCAGTCGGGCATCGAGCGCAATCTCAAGCAGCGCCTGCCCGTGATCAAGAGCGTCGAGTCCGTCGCCTGA
- a CDS encoding amidohydrolase, translating to MLTTIAAAALFTLQPVPPADVVIQNARIWSDGLPGFAAFAAVRDGEFVYVGDAAPEWIGPQTVVLDARQRLVLPGLIDSHVHMLGGGTGLAQLQLRDAADKDEFIARIARWSDQLRPGKWILGGRWSVESWTSPEAPRKEWIDEVTAGHPLYLPRMDGHSALVNSAALELAGITRDGPDDPEGGVIDRDPQTREPTGILRESAMRLVSRFIPEPTVDDKVDALRAAMHHALAHGITSVSDVASIGDLPAYELLAADENLPMRLFVYATADDWADAAEIIKSFQGREDWIEVNGLKTYLDGSLGSRTAMMRDPYLGNRPDQPQWRGLFREGVEDGRFDANLAAAQRAGLQPIVHAIGDQANRFLLSTYAAHFDHLRAARCRSEHAQHLLPDDIQRFGDLGVIASMQPYHKADDGRYAEAIIGPYRARSSYAYKSLLDAGAVLAFGSDWPVVSINPMLGVEAAVTGRTLAGEIWQPQENLTVGEALRCYTTRAAYAMFEDDRLGRIAPGYRADFVILSASPFDAEPKWSEIHPVAVYVDGVMRYEAGE from the coding sequence ATGCTCACCACCATTGCCGCCGCCGCCTTGTTCACGCTCCAGCCCGTTCCCCCCGCCGACGTCGTCATCCAGAACGCGCGGATCTGGAGCGACGGCCTGCCCGGCTTCGCGGCTTTCGCCGCCGTGCGCGACGGCGAATTCGTCTACGTCGGCGATGCGGCCCCCGAGTGGATCGGCCCGCAGACGGTGGTCCTCGACGCCCGGCAGCGCCTCGTGCTGCCCGGGCTCATCGACTCGCACGTACACATGCTCGGCGGCGGCACGGGCCTGGCCCAACTCCAACTGCGCGACGCGGCCGACAAGGACGAATTTATCGCACGCATCGCCCGGTGGTCGGACCAGTTGCGCCCCGGTAAGTGGATCCTTGGCGGCCGGTGGTCGGTGGAGAGCTGGACGAGCCCGGAAGCGCCGCGCAAGGAGTGGATCGACGAAGTCACCGCCGGACATCCCCTCTACCTGCCGCGCATGGATGGTCACTCGGCGCTGGTCAACTCCGCCGCGCTGGAACTGGCCGGCATCACGCGCGACGGCCCCGACGACCCCGAAGGCGGCGTGATCGATCGCGACCCGCAGACGCGCGAGCCAACCGGCATCCTCCGCGAGTCGGCGATGCGCCTCGTGTCGCGCTTCATCCCCGAGCCGACCGTTGATGACAAAGTCGATGCCCTCCGCGCCGCCATGCACCACGCCCTGGCGCACGGCATCACCAGCGTCTCAGACGTTGCCTCCATCGGCGACCTGCCCGCGTATGAACTTCTGGCCGCGGATGAGAACCTGCCCATGCGGCTGTTCGTTTACGCGACCGCCGACGACTGGGCCGATGCCGCCGAGATCATCAAGTCTTTTCAGGGTCGCGAAGACTGGATCGAAGTCAATGGTCTCAAGACGTACCTCGACGGCAGCCTCGGCTCGCGCACGGCGATGATGCGCGATCCCTACCTGGGCAACCGGCCCGATCAGCCGCAGTGGCGCGGCCTGTTTCGCGAGGGCGTAGAGGACGGCCGCTTCGACGCCAACCTTGCCGCGGCGCAGCGCGCGGGCCTTCAGCCCATCGTGCACGCCATCGGCGACCAGGCGAATCGCTTCCTGCTCAGCACGTATGCGGCGCACTTCGACCATCTCCGCGCCGCCCGCTGCCGCAGCGAACACGCGCAGCACCTGCTGCCCGATGACATCCAGCGCTTCGGCGATCTCGGCGTGATCGCTTCAATGCAACCTTATCACAAGGCCGACGACGGCCGCTACGCCGAAGCCATCATCGGCCCCTATCGCGCGCGATCCAGTTACGCCTACAAGTCGCTGCTCGACGCCGGCGCCGTGCTCGCGTTCGGCTCCGACTGGCCGGTGGTGTCGATCAACCCGATGCTCGGCGTCGAAGCGGCGGTCACGGGCCGCACCCTGGCGGGCGAAATCTGGCAGCCGCAGGAGAATCTCACCGTGGGCGAAGCCCTGCGCTGCTACACGACGCGGGCCGCGTACGCCATGTTCGAAGACGACCGCCTCGGCCGCATCGCCCCCGGCTACCGCGCCGACTTTGTCATCCTGAGCGCCTCCCCCTTCGACGCCGAGCCGAAGTGGAGCGAGATTCATCCCGTCGCGGTGTATGTGGATGGGGTGATGAGGTATGAGGCGGGGGAATGA
- a CDS encoding SLATT domain-containing protein, which produces MDHPSPPEPIESARGALEDQIRECFGRVVYSHKTHEKCADILLDRLGKIKLAQIVLSALAAGGFLVILFGEGRPTAIIGAIITTSLLVLNAYTKDYDLGEIAQRHRQAAADLWLVREGYLSLLTDIRGQAAGLDVCRTRRDDLLAQLHSVYSGAPSTMCKAYKAAQTALQELDELTFDDGEIDKFLPQCLRKAKG; this is translated from the coding sequence TTGGATCATCCTTCCCCTCCTGAGCCCATCGAGAGCGCCCGAGGCGCGCTTGAGGATCAGATTCGAGAGTGTTTCGGGCGAGTGGTTTACTCACATAAGACGCACGAGAAGTGTGCCGACATTCTGCTCGATCGGCTCGGTAAGATCAAACTGGCGCAAATTGTACTCTCGGCGCTAGCTGCTGGAGGCTTCCTTGTTATTCTATTTGGGGAGGGGCGGCCAACCGCGATCATTGGTGCCATTATCACCACGTCGCTGCTCGTCTTGAACGCGTATACCAAGGATTACGATCTAGGTGAGATAGCTCAAAGACATCGACAGGCAGCGGCTGATTTGTGGCTCGTTCGTGAAGGGTACTTGTCGCTGCTGACCGATATTCGTGGGCAGGCCGCGGGTCTCGATGTTTGTCGTACGCGACGCGATGATCTCCTGGCTCAATTGCACTCAGTGTATTCAGGCGCACCGAGCACGATGTGCAAGGCGTATAAAGCTGCGCAAACCGCGCTTCAAGAACTTGACGAACTCACGTTTGACGACGGCGAGATCGATAAGTTTCTTCCTCAGTGCCTGAGAAAGGCCAAAGGCTAG
- the trpD gene encoding anthranilate phosphoribosyltransferase yields the protein MSAAPAADLEPLIALAQSRPSLSEDEAHQAFSLIMTGRAQTERIAQLLTVLAQRGPGVDELVGAARVMREHVTRVPVPDDLRDRLIDTCGTGGAPKTFNVSTAAAVVAAGAGAVVAKHGNRSRTGRGSAEVLEHLGVNVNAPPDVQARCLQTAGLSFSFAIHHHPATRHAMPARRSLGFPTIFNLLGPLTNPAGARRQVIGVYAPQFVDLLAQALTRLGAHRAMIVHGCGGLDELSTAGPNQLADCRAGAVHAGRCDPASLGMAPSDAPPPAADVADAARIITEVLSGRPGPHAEMAVLNAAAALVVADLAPEFAVGVAMSRDSIASGKANAALQSLIDVSHSA from the coding sequence ATGTCCGCCGCACCCGCCGCCGATCTTGAGCCGCTCATTGCCCTTGCGCAAAGCCGCCCTTCGCTGAGCGAAGACGAGGCGCATCAGGCGTTTTCGCTCATCATGACCGGCCGGGCCCAGACGGAGCGGATCGCCCAGCTCCTCACCGTGCTCGCGCAGCGCGGCCCGGGCGTGGATGAACTCGTCGGCGCGGCACGCGTCATGCGCGAGCACGTGACCCGCGTGCCCGTGCCCGACGATCTCCGCGATCGGCTCATCGACACCTGCGGCACCGGCGGCGCGCCCAAGACTTTCAACGTCTCCACCGCCGCGGCCGTCGTCGCCGCCGGCGCCGGCGCCGTCGTCGCCAAACACGGCAACCGCTCGCGCACCGGCCGCGGCTCGGCCGAAGTCCTCGAGCATCTCGGCGTCAACGTCAATGCTCCGCCCGACGTCCAGGCCCGCTGCCTGCAGACGGCCGGGCTGAGCTTTTCGTTTGCGATCCATCACCACCCCGCCACGCGCCACGCCATGCCCGCCCGCCGCTCGCTGGGCTTTCCCACCATCTTCAATCTCCTCGGCCCGCTGACCAACCCAGCCGGCGCCCGGCGTCAGGTCATCGGCGTCTACGCGCCGCAGTTTGTCGATCTGCTCGCGCAGGCGCTCACGCGGCTGGGCGCCCATCGCGCGATGATCGTGCACGGCTGCGGCGGGCTCGACGAACTCTCCACCGCCGGCCCCAATCAACTCGCCGACTGTCGGGCCGGCGCTGTTCACGCCGGCAGGTGCGACCCGGCGTCGCTGGGCATGGCGCCCAGCGATGCTCCGCCCCCAGCCGCCGACGTGGCCGACGCAGCCCGGATCATCACAGAAGTTCTCTCAGGCCGGCCGGGGCCGCACGCGGAAATGGCCGTGCTCAACGCAGCGGCGGCGCTGGTCGTGGCTGACCTCGCGCCCGAGTTTGCAGTGGGCGTTGCCATGTCGCGCGACTCGATCGCCAGCGGCAAGGCAAATGCCGCGCTGCAATCGCTCATCGACGTGTCGCACTCCGCCTGA